In a genomic window of Mercenaria mercenaria strain notata chromosome 19, MADL_Memer_1, whole genome shotgun sequence:
- the LOC128550969 gene encoding interferon-induced very large GTPase 1-like, with translation MPWLSFIRIGDNNKLSKSYLTDCVIGGTEKVHPMFFHRDSEGSKRKRSNVVEGLIEIGWTLPNGSDDKFNGPRLILNLRSAFSWTNISRNRLSDTTNINLMGENATYLRENLPIVVYAFLRMKLVGLHPRCTIVHHNVDKRNKDKLLEQGRVLEEVLNDLTERACKMENVPSRSFRDMIEFTIDENTDYVPGLLDGELPMTLVSTGYSGELGMDTEVESVDLEGILKELNLSKYYSGKLQRDDIFSVINNGSNHSQNVHLAQYINGIVHFNENYLDINEESDDFLSQLDSFSEELCVPNHLVGYKGMSHSDLREDLNTSIESVKGRHNFDDIKTKAADHHFRIDLNKIDDALKRSEILSNLVFQMFKEQTLDSVFPIQGHLCSEWCRMELEKYKLRLRGNAENVSKYRKRLEIKQNEIRSQQLQLITDEKCNILHLFVNNMSLSKDIEDVEVFLRNLKISIEMATRSTLLKGYEEYRNLFQKLRMMPAQTNDIHKEFRRLDEKLENQSLTFLDFSREMGHMYEILSDENMNHEYRKNLLDTAVNILSCGYEIEIMDGRSNWVPIIWVKSILLEVRKRLGNVRIKVITVLGVQSSGKSTLLNIMFGSQFAVGSGRCTRGMYMNIVKVSDKVSREFMVDYFLVIDTEGLYSSITKVDETNERDKTERELATFAIGMSHVTIINIMGEDMTYLHDILLITVHAFLRMDLVGLRPKCMFLHHTVEKSSNDKLLQNTFGLERILDEHTATACTLENTPKKRFRDIIHFDSIEDVYCFSPLFESVDDLKIVSSLYSKDAAYLKEKLILDTESVGTLEELANHVDLLWNAVKKDDFVFEFRDTVETQARVALDKRICHLQ, from the exons ATGCCGTGGTTGTCTTTCATCAGAATTGGtgataataataaactttctaaaTCGTACCTAACTGACTGTGTAATTGGAGGAACAGAAAAGGTACATCCCATGTTTTTCCATCGTGACTCTGAGGGATCAAAACGCAAAAGATCAAATGTTGTAGAGGGCCTGATAGAGATAGGTTGGACTTTGCCTAATGGATCTGATGATAAATTCAATGGACCACGTCTCATTTTAAATCTTCGTAGCGCCTTTTCTTGGACAAATATCAGCCGTAACC GTTTATCTGATACAACTAATATTAATTTAATGGGCGAGAATGCAACATATTTGCGCGAAAACCTGCCTATTGTAGTTTATGCCTTTCTAAGAATGAAACTCGTTGGTTTGCATCCAAGATGTACAATTGTTCATCATAATGTTGATAAACGAAACAAGGACAAATTACTAGAACAAGGACGAGTACTAGAGGAAGTGTTAAATGACCTCACGGAGAGAGCTTGCAAAATGGAAAATGTTCCAAGTAGATCGTTCAGAGATATGATAGAATTTACAATAGATGAGAACACGGATTATGTTCCTGGACTTCTTGATGGAGAACTTCCTATGACACTGGTGAGCACTGGTTACAGTGGCGAG CTCGGAATGGATACCGAAGTAGAAAGTGTTGATCTTGAAGGAATCCTGAAAGAACTTAACTTGTCAAAATATTACAGTGGGAAATTGCAAAGAGACGATATATTTTCTGTAATAAATAACGGCAGCAACCATTCACAAAACGTGCATCTTGCGCAGTATATCAATGGCATTGTACATTTCAATGAAAACT ATTTAGACATCAACGAGGAGAGCGATGACTTTCTATCTCAGTTAGACTCATTTTCTGAAGAGCTCTGTGTGCCAAATCATTTAGTTGGTTACAAGGGCATGAGTCATTCAGATTTAAGGGAAGATTTGAATACATCTATCGAATCAGTGAAAGGTAGACATAACTTTGATGACATTAAAACAAAAGCGGCTGACCATCATTTCCGTATTGACTTGAATAAAATCGATGACGCTTTAAAAAGATCAGAAATACTATCGAATTtagtatttcaaatgttcaaagaaCAAACTTTGGACAGTGTATTTCCAATACAGGGTCACCTTTGTTCTGAATGGTGCAGAATGGAATTGGAGAAGTATAAACTAAGACTGAGGGGAAATGCTGAGAATGTAAGCAAGTACAGAAAACGATTagaaatcaaacaaaatgaaatacgTTCACAACAATTGCAGCTAATAACTGACGAAAAGTGCAATATTCttcatttatttgtaaacaacatgtctctcagtAAAGATATTGAAGACGTTGAAGTATTTCTTCGTAATCTCAAAATCAGTATTGAGATGGCTACACGCTCAACTCTGCTAAAAGGCTATGAAGAGTACAGAAACCTATTCCAAAAGCTACGCATGATGCCAGCTCAGACCAACGATATACACAAAGAGTTCAGACGTTTGGATGAAAAGCTGGAAAACCAATCACTTACTTTTCTTGATTTTTCCCGTGAAATGGGCCACATGTATGAAATACTGAGTGATGAAAATATGAATCATGAATATCGAAAAAATCTGTTAGATACCGCAGTGAACATTTTAAGTTGCGGTTACGAAATAGAGATCATGGATGGGCGTTCAAATTGGGTACCGATTATATGGGTCAAAAGTATTTTATTGGAAGTGCGAAAAAGGCTAGGGAATGTTAGAATCAAAGTTATAACAGTTTTAGGAGTACAAAGTAGTGGGAAATCGACTCTTTTAAACATAATGTTCGGTTCTCAATTTGCTGTTGGCTCCGGTCGATGTACCCGTGGTATGTATATGAATATAGTGAAGGTATCAGATAAAGTATCCCGAGAATTTATGGTTGACTACTTTTTAGTTATAGATACTGAAGGGTTATATTCTTCTATTACCAAGGTTGATGAAACAAATGAAAGGGATAAAACTGAAAGGGAACTTGCCACATTTGCTATCGGCATGTCACATGTAACAATTATAAATATTATGGGAGAGGATATGACTTATTTACATGACATACTGCTGATAACTGTTCATGCATTTTTAAGAATGGACTTGGTTGGACTACGGCCTAAGTGTATGTTCCTGCACCACACTGTTGAGAAAAGTTCGAACGATAAGTTGCTTCAAAATACATTTGGCCTTGAACGTATATTAGATGAACACACAGCAACAGCATGTACACTAGAAAACACCCCTAAAAAGAGATTTAGAGATATAATTCATTTTGATTCTATTGAAGACGTTTACTGTTTCTCACCTCTGTTTGAAAGTGTTGATGACCTAAAAATTGTAAGTTCTTTATACAGCAAGGATGCAgcatatttgaaagaaaaactgattttaGATACCGAATCAGTCGGGACATTAGAAGAGCTTGCCAATCATGTCGATTTGCTCTGGAATGCTGTAAAAAAGGATGACTTTGTTTTTGAGTTTAGAGACACCGTTGAAACTCAAGCCAGAGTCGCACTTGATAAACGGATTTGCCATTTGCAGTGA